In one window of Macrotis lagotis isolate mMagLag1 chromosome 5, bilby.v1.9.chrom.fasta, whole genome shotgun sequence DNA:
- the LOC141489579 gene encoding transmembrane protein 217-like: MGNQHWLGINIPLSTFLSGVFTIVVTNMFFVFENKYLGDPNCTRQNQDKTFLIQYHIICWSFKITLFLSIITILISCLLLYSIFAKIYQGMVLYVIWIIFYEAVNTLLQTLTNNPENKSPKEVKFLRWFGLISRISIHGFCICFVTKYAHIMYKKQMQSVITSYNLSLSLPMWTQSERDHSTHICQSSYPPQIHRK; encoded by the coding sequence ATGGGAAACCAACATTGGCTTGGCATAAATATACCTCTGAGCACTTTCCTCTCTGGTGTCTTCACCATCGTTGTTACCAACATgttctttgtatttgaaaataagTACTTGGGAGATCCCAACTGTACCAGACAAAATCAAGATAAGACTTTCTTGATTCAATATCATATCATCTGTTGGAGCTTTAAGATCACACTCTTCTTGTCCATAATCACCATCCTCATCAGCTGTTTACTCTTGTACTCTATATTTGCCAAGATCTACCAAGGCATGGTACTCTATGTCATCTGGATTATCTTCTATGAAGCTGTCAACACCTTGCTGCAGACGCTGACCAACAATCCTGAGAACAAAAGCCCTAAGGAAGTGAAGTTTTTACGCTGGTTTGGCCTGATCTCCCGCATCTCCATACATGGGTTCTGTATTTGTTTTGTGACCAAGTATGCTCACATAATGTACAAAAAACAGATGCAAAGTGTTATCACTTcttacaatctctctctctctttaccaaTGTGGACCCAAAGCGAGAGAGACCACAGTACCCACATTTGTCAAAGCAGTTATCCGCCTCAGATTCATAGAAAATAA